In Deltaproteobacteria bacterium GWC2_55_46, a single window of DNA contains:
- a CDS encoding 4-hydroxy-3-methylbut-2-en-1-yl diphosphate synthase — MARRETREVKIGGVKVGGGAPVTVQSMTNTDTADVASTVAQIKALEEAGCEIVRVAVPDMDAAKAVAEIKRAISIPLIADIHFDWRLALVCLEGGVDCLRINPGNIGEVARIKEVVKGAKERSVPIRIGVNAGSLEKDILARYGHPTPEALVESAMRHVSILEDMDFRDIKISLKASSVPLTVKSYRLLAGKVDYPFHIGITEAGTLFTGTIKSAAGLGILLSEGIGDTMRVSLTGDPVDEVRAGWEILKALEIRKRGVSVISCPTCGRLKFDSIAIASEVERRLSSVTESLKVAIMGCVVNGPGEAIEADIGIAGGDGSGMLYVKGKAVGKIKEPEIVDRVLEEVEKILEERRG; from the coding sequence ATGGCAAGAAGAGAGACCAGAGAAGTAAAGATAGGCGGCGTAAAGGTAGGGGGCGGCGCCCCTGTAACCGTACAGTCCATGACCAACACCGATACCGCCGACGTAGCCTCAACGGTAGCCCAGATAAAGGCGCTCGAGGAGGCGGGCTGCGAGATAGTGCGCGTAGCCGTGCCTGATATGGACGCCGCAAAGGCAGTGGCGGAGATCAAAAGGGCTATCTCCATACCCCTTATCGCGGATATACACTTTGACTGGAGGCTCGCGCTCGTCTGCCTCGAAGGCGGGGTTGACTGCCTCCGGATCAACCCGGGCAATATTGGCGAGGTTGCGCGTATAAAAGAGGTCGTGAAGGGCGCGAAAGAGCGCTCCGTGCCCATAAGGATAGGAGTGAACGCGGGCTCTCTGGAAAAGGACATACTTGCCAGGTACGGCCACCCAACGCCTGAGGCGCTCGTTGAGAGCGCGATGCGCCATGTCTCGATATTGGAGGATATGGACTTCCGCGATATCAAGATCTCGCTCAAGGCCTCGAGCGTCCCGCTTACCGTAAAGAGCTACAGGCTTCTTGCCGGGAAGGTCGATTATCCTTTTCACATCGGGATAACAGAGGCTGGCACTCTTTTCACCGGGACGATAAAGTCAGCCGCCGGGCTCGGCATACTCCTGTCGGAAGGAATAGGGGATACCATGCGAGTCTCCCTTACAGGAGACCCTGTCGACGAGGTCCGGGCTGGCTGGGAGATATTGAAGGCCCTTGAGATACGGAAAAGGGGTGTGAGCGTAATATCCTGCCCGACGTGCGGCAGGCTCAAGTTTGACAGCATCGCCATAGCCAGCGAGGTGGAACGAAGGCTTTCAAGCGTTACAGAATCGCTCAAGGTAGCTATAATGGGCTGCGTGGTAAACGGCCCAGGAGAGGCTATCGAGGCCGATATCGGGATAGCCGGCGGCGACGGGTCAGGCATGCTCTATGTAAAGGGCAAGGCTGTCGGCAAGATAAAGGAACCGGAGATAGTGGACAGGGTGCTTGAAGAGGTAGAGAAGATACTGGAGGAGAGAAGAGGCTAA
- a CDS encoding alcohol dehydrogenase, whose translation MKALVYHGPGKKAWEERPKPVVREDMDAIVRVFKTTICGTDLHILKGDVPEVSEGRVLGHEGIGVIDEVGSGVRNFKKGDRVLISCITSDGSCEYCKKGMYSHCEHGGWVLGRTIDGTQAEYVRIPYADTSLYRLPEGMNEDAFVMLSDVLPTAFECGVLNGQIKPGDTVAIIGAGPIGLAVLLTAKFYSPERIIVADVDEARLSVARELGATVVYGREGRVVEDIMGLTGGRGVDVAIEAVGMKETFGICESIVAPGGHIASIGVFGESVDLHMERLWAHNITLTTRLVDTVTTPMLLKSVASGALHPERLVTHHFGLAEIMKAYDTFSHAREERAIKVVLENR comes from the coding sequence ATGAAAGCGCTTGTATATCACGGCCCGGGAAAAAAGGCATGGGAGGAGAGGCCGAAGCCTGTTGTAAGGGAAGACATGGACGCCATCGTCCGTGTCTTCAAGACGACTATATGCGGCACCGACCTGCATATCCTGAAGGGCGACGTGCCTGAAGTGAGCGAGGGCAGGGTCCTCGGCCATGAGGGCATCGGCGTAATCGACGAGGTGGGGAGCGGCGTAAGGAACTTTAAGAAAGGAGACAGGGTGCTGATCTCTTGCATCACCTCCGACGGCTCATGCGAGTACTGCAAAAAAGGGATGTACTCGCACTGCGAGCACGGCGGCTGGGTGCTTGGGCGCACGATAGACGGCACGCAGGCCGAGTACGTGCGGATACCTTACGCAGATACCAGCCTCTACAGGCTGCCGGAAGGGATGAACGAGGACGCGTTCGTGATGCTCTCTGACGTCCTCCCGACCGCGTTTGAGTGCGGGGTGTTGAACGGACAGATAAAGCCCGGGGATACGGTGGCGATAATCGGCGCCGGCCCGATAGGCCTCGCGGTGCTTCTTACGGCCAAGTTTTACTCGCCTGAAAGGATAATCGTGGCGGACGTTGACGAGGCACGGCTGTCGGTTGCCAGAGAGCTTGGCGCTACGGTCGTCTATGGCAGGGAAGGTCGGGTGGTTGAAGACATAATGGGGCTTACAGGGGGCAGGGGGGTGGATGTGGCCATAGAGGCCGTTGGCATGAAAGAGACCTTCGGGATATGCGAATCGATCGTCGCCCCAGGAGGGCACATAGCCAGTATCGGCGTCTTTGGCGAAAGCGTCGACCTGCACATGGAGAGGCTCTGGGCGCATAATATAACGCTTACTACAAGGCTCGTTGATACGGTAACGACGCCGATGCTCTTGAAGAGCGTGGCCTCCGGCGCGCTGCATCCGGAGAGGCTTGTAACGCATCACTTCGGCCTCGCCGAGATAATGAAGGCATATGATACCTTCTCGCACGCCAGAGAGGAGAGGGCCATCAAGGTCGTGCTTGAGAACAGGTAA